The following coding sequences lie in one Frigoribacterium sp. SL97 genomic window:
- a CDS encoding Trp biosynthesis-associated membrane protein, with amino-acid sequence MPARRLKLTTILGGILLAGLALLSWTQDWFHVVVASPQGGDLPLDVAGDVAGAPLSALSLASLALFGALTIAGRVFRVVLGVLQVALGVSVVVTTSTALADPVRASGSAVTTATGVDGTDSIRAIVSSVEPTAWPWLGLVAGVLAALLGVATVLLAGAWPQATRKYSATRLVAADPSADPAAAWDALSGGDDPTDDPAHLDGGGSGPTEPGRTR; translated from the coding sequence ATGCCCGCTCGTCGCCTGAAGCTCACGACGATCCTCGGGGGCATCCTGCTCGCGGGACTCGCCCTGCTGTCCTGGACGCAGGACTGGTTCCACGTCGTCGTCGCCTCCCCCCAGGGCGGAGACCTCCCGCTCGACGTCGCCGGCGACGTCGCCGGTGCGCCGTTGTCCGCCCTGTCGCTGGCCAGCCTGGCGCTCTTCGGGGCGCTCACGATCGCCGGCCGCGTCTTCCGCGTCGTCCTGGGGGTTCTCCAGGTGGCACTGGGCGTCAGCGTGGTCGTCACGACGTCGACCGCCCTGGCCGACCCCGTGCGCGCCTCGGGGAGCGCCGTGACGACCGCCACGGGCGTCGACGGCACCGACTCGATCCGGGCCATCGTCTCCTCGGTGGAGCCCACGGCCTGGCCCTGGCTCGGGCTCGTGGCCGGCGTCCTCGCCGCGCTCCTCGGAGTCGCCACCGTGCTCCTCGCGGGCGCCTGGCCCCAGGCCACCCGCAAGTACTCCGCCACGCGACTGGTCGCCGCGGATCCCTCGGCCGATCCGGCGGCCGCCTGGGACGCGCTGTCGGGTGGCGACGATCCCACCGACGACCCGGCGCACCTCGACGGGGGCGGGTCGGGCCCCACCGAGCCGGGTCGTACCCGGTAG
- a CDS encoding anthranilate synthase component I: MADAPIRTSTTRAQFDERLAGHRVVPVVRDLFADGETPVGVYRKLADGRPGSFLLESAAQGGIWSRWSFVGVSSFGVLTTDDGEARWIDYGIDRDRALGDAVGRPLEVLSALHHRWATPRIDGMPPLTGGLVGFIGWEAVRELEHLPDAPPAEFTVPSQALSFVSELVALDHRTGAVLLVATALNDGTDEPDVLWADAQSRLDDLQSRLAAPSEAFLSDVDLTIEATPTRRSTDDEYAHAIRRSKQFIHDGDVFQVVVSQRFDHEVTAEPLDVYRVLRTLNPSPYMYLVTLDDVQGRPYTIVGSSPEALVKVDGRRAYTHPIAGSKPRGASPDEDQRFADELASDEKERAEHLMLVDLARNDLLKVCTPGTVEVTEFMQVERFSHIMHLVSSVEGDLAPGKDAIDAFRATFPAGTLSGAPKPRALEIIDELEPAQRGVYGGVVGYFDFAGSADVAIAIRTVLLQDGVARVQAGAGLVADSDPVAENQEARNKAAAPLRAVAVANAMARLR; the protein is encoded by the coding sequence GTGGCTGACGCCCCGATCCGCACCTCGACGACCCGGGCCCAGTTCGACGAGCGGCTGGCCGGGCACCGGGTCGTCCCGGTCGTCCGCGACCTGTTCGCCGACGGCGAGACGCCCGTGGGGGTGTACCGCAAGCTCGCCGACGGCAGGCCCGGCAGCTTCCTCCTCGAGTCGGCGGCCCAGGGCGGGATCTGGTCCCGGTGGTCCTTCGTCGGCGTCTCGTCGTTCGGCGTGCTCACGACCGACGACGGCGAGGCCCGCTGGATCGACTACGGCATCGACCGCGACCGGGCGCTGGGCGATGCCGTCGGCCGTCCCCTCGAGGTGCTCTCCGCCCTGCACCACCGGTGGGCGACCCCGCGCATCGACGGCATGCCGCCCCTCACCGGCGGCCTCGTCGGGTTCATCGGCTGGGAGGCCGTGCGCGAGCTCGAACACCTTCCCGACGCGCCGCCGGCCGAGTTCACGGTGCCCTCCCAGGCGCTCAGCTTCGTGTCCGAGCTCGTGGCCCTCGACCACCGCACGGGTGCCGTCCTGCTCGTCGCCACCGCGTTGAACGACGGAACCGACGAGCCCGACGTCCTGTGGGCCGACGCGCAGTCCCGACTCGACGACCTCCAATCCCGACTCGCGGCCCCGAGCGAGGCGTTCCTGTCCGACGTCGACCTGACGATCGAGGCCACGCCGACCCGCCGTTCGACCGACGACGAGTACGCGCACGCGATCCGGCGGTCGAAGCAGTTCATCCACGACGGCGACGTCTTCCAGGTCGTCGTCTCCCAGCGCTTCGACCACGAGGTCACGGCCGAGCCGCTCGACGTCTACCGGGTGCTGCGGACGCTCAACCCGAGCCCGTACATGTACCTGGTGACCCTCGACGACGTGCAGGGCCGGCCGTACACCATCGTGGGCTCGTCGCCCGAGGCGCTGGTCAAGGTCGACGGCCGGCGGGCCTACACGCATCCCATCGCCGGGTCGAAGCCCCGCGGAGCCTCGCCCGACGAGGACCAGCGCTTCGCCGACGAACTCGCCTCGGACGAGAAAGAACGCGCCGAGCACCTCATGCTCGTCGACCTCGCCCGCAACGACCTGCTCAAGGTGTGCACGCCGGGAACCGTCGAGGTCACCGAGTTCATGCAGGTCGAACGGTTCAGCCACATCATGCACCTCGTCTCGAGCGTCGAGGGCGACCTCGCTCCCGGCAAGGACGCCATCGACGCGTTCCGTGCCACCTTCCCGGCCGGCACGTTGTCGGGTGCTCCCAAGCCCCGGGCCCTCGAGATCATCGACGAACTCGAGCCCGCCCAGCGGGGCGTCTACGGGGGAGTGGTCGGCTACTTCGACTTCGCCGGCTCGGCCGACGTCGCGATCGCGATCCGCACCGTCCTGTTGCAGGACGGCGTGGCCCGCGTGCAGGCGGGTGCCGGTCTCGTCGCCGACAGCGACCCGGTCGCCGAGAACCAGGAGGCGCGCAACAAGGCCGCGGCCCCCTTGCGTGCCGTCGCGGTCGCGAACGCCATGGCACGGCTCCGCTGA
- the hisI gene encoding phosphoribosyl-AMP cyclohydrolase: MTDQLTRETVEPVVARARFDASGLLPAIIQQEGTKDVLMMGWMDAEALRRTLTEGRVTFWSRSRQEYWRKGDTSGHAQFVRAAALDCDDDVLLVTVEQIGAACHTGSHSCFEVDPLEPATASSSLPSGDTDPTGGLRG, translated from the coding sequence ATGACCGACCAGCTGACGCGTGAGACGGTCGAGCCCGTCGTCGCCCGTGCCCGGTTCGACGCGTCGGGCCTGCTGCCCGCCATCATCCAACAAGAGGGCACGAAAGACGTGCTCATGATGGGGTGGATGGACGCCGAGGCGCTCCGCCGCACCCTCACCGAGGGGCGCGTCACCTTCTGGTCCCGCTCTCGACAGGAGTACTGGCGCAAGGGCGACACGTCCGGTCACGCGCAGTTCGTCCGCGCCGCCGCCCTCGACTGTGACGACGACGTGCTGCTCGTCACGGTCGAACAGATCGGCGCCGCCTGCCACACGGGCTCGCACTCCTGTTTCGAGGTCGACCCGCTCGAGCCGGCCACCGCCTCCTCGTCCCTGCCGTCCGGCGACACCGACCCCACCGGAGGCCTCCGTGGCTGA
- the hisF gene encoding imidazole glycerol phosphate synthase subunit HisF: MTADDAVVPGAVAADASLAVRVIPCLDVAAGRVVKGVNFLDLRDAGDPVELARTYYEQGADEITFLDVTATVDERSTTYDVVRATAEQVFIPLTVGGGVRTTDDVARLQAAGADKIGVNSAAIARPDLIGEIADRFGAQAVVLSLDVKRSSGTPSGFVVTTHGGRTETTLDALAWAREAIERGAGELLVNSIDADGTKQGFDLELVRAIRELSRVPVVASGGAGRLEHFAPAIEAGADAVLAASVFHNGELTIGQVKDELARSGAVVR, translated from the coding sequence GTGACCGCCGACGACGCGGTCGTCCCCGGCGCGGTCGCCGCCGACGCCTCCCTCGCCGTCCGGGTCATCCCGTGCCTCGACGTGGCCGCCGGCCGCGTGGTGAAGGGCGTCAACTTCCTCGACCTGCGCGACGCGGGCGACCCGGTCGAGCTGGCCCGCACGTACTACGAGCAGGGTGCCGACGAGATCACCTTCCTCGACGTCACCGCCACGGTCGACGAGCGGTCGACCACCTACGACGTCGTCCGGGCGACGGCCGAGCAGGTCTTCATCCCGCTGACGGTCGGGGGCGGCGTGCGCACCACCGACGACGTCGCCCGGCTGCAGGCGGCGGGGGCCGACAAGATCGGCGTGAACAGCGCCGCCATCGCGCGGCCCGACCTGATCGGCGAGATCGCCGACCGGTTCGGAGCCCAGGCGGTCGTCCTCTCGCTCGACGTCAAGCGTTCGAGCGGCACCCCCTCCGGCTTCGTCGTCACGACCCACGGCGGTCGCACCGAGACGACCCTCGACGCGCTCGCCTGGGCGCGTGAGGCCATCGAACGCGGGGCGGGTGAGTTGCTCGTCAACTCGATCGACGCCGACGGCACCAAGCAGGGCTTCGACCTCGAACTCGTCCGCGCCATTCGCGAGCTCAGCCGGGTGCCGGTCGTCGCGTCCGGAGGGGCAGGTCGGCTCGAGCACTTCGCCCCGGCCATCGAGGCGGGTGCCGACGCCGTGCTCGCGGCGTCGGTCTTCCACAACGGCGAACTCACCATCGGCCAGGTCAAGGACGAGCTGGCCCGGTCGGGGGCCGTCGTCCGCTGA
- the hisG gene encoding ATP phosphoribosyltransferase, giving the protein MLRVAVPNKGSLSETASAMLAEAGYTGRRDPKTLHVEDPRNGVEFFYLRPRDIATYVGSGALDVGITGRDLLLDSHSPAHEVAPLDFGGSTFRFAGPPGRFADLRQLQGTRVATSYAGLVGSFLESHGVTATLVPLDGAVESAVQLGVADAVADVVSTGATLRAAGLEIFGPVILESTAVLISSDADVDGLAVLHRRLQGVLVARQYVLMDYDVPVDKLDAATAVAGGMESPTVSPLHDRDWAAVRVMVPRSDTNQVMDALYDLGARAILVSPIHAARL; this is encoded by the coding sequence ATGCTCCGCGTCGCAGTGCCCAACAAGGGATCGCTCAGCGAGACCGCCTCCGCCATGCTCGCCGAGGCCGGCTACACCGGTCGCCGAGACCCCAAGACCCTCCACGTCGAGGACCCGCGCAACGGCGTCGAGTTCTTCTACCTCCGCCCGCGCGACATCGCGACCTACGTGGGGTCGGGCGCCCTCGACGTGGGCATCACGGGTCGCGACCTGCTGCTCGACTCGCACTCGCCCGCACACGAGGTCGCACCCCTCGACTTCGGCGGCTCGACCTTCCGTTTCGCGGGCCCTCCCGGCCGTTTCGCCGACCTCCGTCAGCTGCAGGGCACCCGGGTCGCGACGAGCTACGCCGGCCTCGTCGGCTCGTTCCTCGAGAGCCACGGCGTGACCGCGACCCTCGTGCCGCTCGACGGAGCGGTCGAGAGCGCCGTGCAGCTGGGCGTCGCCGACGCCGTGGCCGACGTCGTGTCGACCGGTGCGACCCTGCGGGCGGCCGGGCTCGAGATCTTCGGGCCGGTCATCCTCGAATCGACGGCCGTCCTCATCTCGTCCGACGCCGACGTGGACGGTCTGGCGGTCCTCCACCGTCGCCTGCAGGGCGTCCTCGTGGCCCGGCAGTACGTCCTCATGGACTACGACGTCCCGGTCGACAAGCTGGACGCCGCGACCGCCGTCGCCGGCGGCATGGAGTCGCCCACCGTCTCCCCGCTGCACGACCGCGACTGGGCAGCCGTCCGCGTGATGGTCCCGCGGTCCGACACCAACCAGGTCATGGACGCCCTCTACGACCTCGGCGCCCGGGCGATCCTGGTCAGCCCGATCCACGCCGCGAGGCTGTAG
- a CDS encoding phosphoribosyl-ATP diphosphatase, whose amino-acid sequence MKSFDDLYLELSDKARDRPEGSGTVAELDAGVHQIGKKIVEEAAEVWMAAEYEGDVATAEEISQLLYHLQVMMIAKGITPADVYRHL is encoded by the coding sequence GTGAAATCCTTCGACGACCTGTACCTCGAGCTCAGCGACAAGGCCCGCGACCGGCCCGAGGGGTCGGGCACCGTGGCCGAACTCGACGCCGGCGTGCACCAGATCGGCAAGAAGATCGTCGAAGAGGCCGCCGAGGTCTGGATGGCCGCCGAGTACGAGGGCGACGTCGCGACCGCCGAAGAGATCTCCCAGCTGCTCTACCACCTGCAGGTCATGATGATCGCCAAGGGCATCACCCCGGCCGACGTCTACCGACATCTCTGA
- the rpe gene encoding ribulose-phosphate 3-epimerase — protein MSIRISPSILSADFANLERDLERISTADLVHVDVMDGHFVPNLTLGLPVVQRLGEVSPVPLDLHLMIDDADRWAPRYAETGAFSVTFSAEAASDPVSTAQAIRSNGSRASVAVKPGTDLEPYLQTLDAYDMILVMTVEPGFGGQSFMPETMAKLARAREAVRASGLDVWLEVDGGITTETIVTAVENGADTVVAGSAVYGGSPVDNIAALRAAAATVALTS, from the coding sequence GTGTCGATCCGCATCAGCCCCAGCATCCTCTCGGCCGACTTCGCGAACCTCGAGCGCGACCTCGAGCGCATCTCGACCGCCGACCTCGTGCACGTCGACGTGATGGACGGCCACTTCGTGCCCAACCTCACCCTCGGACTCCCCGTCGTGCAGCGTCTCGGCGAGGTCAGCCCCGTACCGCTCGACCTGCACCTGATGATCGACGACGCCGACCGCTGGGCACCCCGCTACGCCGAGACGGGCGCCTTCTCGGTGACCTTCTCCGCCGAGGCGGCGTCCGATCCCGTCTCGACGGCGCAGGCCATCCGCAGCAACGGCTCCCGCGCCTCCGTCGCCGTGAAGCCGGGCACCGACCTCGAGCCCTACCTCCAGACCCTCGACGCGTACGACATGATCCTCGTCATGACGGTCGAGCCGGGCTTCGGCGGGCAGTCCTTCATGCCCGAGACGATGGCCAAGCTGGCCCGTGCCCGTGAGGCCGTGCGCGCCTCCGGGCTCGACGTGTGGCTCGAGGTCGACGGCGGCATCACGACCGAGACCATCGTCACGGCCGTCGAGAACGGTGCCGACACGGTGGTCGCCGGGTCCGCAGTCTACGGTGGGTCGCCCGTCGACAACATCGCTGCACTCCGGGCCGCCGCCGCGACGGTAGCCTTGACGTCGTGA
- a CDS encoding RsmB/NOP family class I SAM-dependent RNA methyltransferase, protein MSRVQPARQVALDVLRAVEQDDAYANLLLPQRIVRARLGAQDAGLATELTYGTLRLRGYYDRVIALAARRGTDAIDPALLDVLRLGTHQLLSTRVAVHAAVDESVELARQVGSRSGTGFVNGVLRTISRSTPDEWRERVLADTTGDDDRLAAEWSHPAWVVRAFRRSLAAEGREGELVDLLSADNDAPKVSLVALPGLAEVSELGAPSGRLSPLAATSGGGDPAQQTAVREGRARVQDEGSQLAALLLSRHRPATPGERWLDMCAGPGGKAALLGAEAARAGAHLVANELVPARAGLVREALEAVPGDVEVLEGDATRFGAERPGGFDRILLDAPCTGLGALRRRPEARWRKQPADVGQLTALQSRLFASALDALAPGGVLAYVTCSPHTAETRGVVEAGLRGRDDDLVLLDATAGVERIAGRAVDLASAPFVQLWPHRHGTDAMFVALIEKRAGR, encoded by the coding sequence ATGAGCCGAGTCCAACCCGCCCGCCAGGTCGCCCTCGACGTCCTCCGGGCCGTCGAGCAGGACGACGCCTACGCCAACCTCCTGCTGCCGCAGCGCATCGTCCGGGCCCGTCTCGGAGCCCAGGACGCAGGGCTCGCGACCGAACTGACCTACGGCACCCTGCGCCTCCGGGGCTACTACGACCGCGTCATCGCGCTGGCCGCCCGTCGGGGCACCGACGCGATCGACCCGGCACTCCTGGACGTCCTCCGCCTCGGCACGCACCAGCTCCTCTCGACGCGCGTGGCGGTCCACGCGGCCGTCGACGAGAGCGTCGAGCTCGCACGTCAGGTGGGCAGCCGATCGGGCACTGGATTCGTCAACGGCGTGCTGCGCACCATCTCACGGTCCACGCCCGACGAGTGGCGCGAGCGCGTCCTCGCCGACACGACCGGGGACGACGACCGTCTGGCCGCGGAGTGGTCGCACCCCGCCTGGGTGGTGCGGGCGTTCCGTCGTTCGCTGGCCGCCGAGGGGCGGGAGGGCGAGCTCGTCGATCTGCTGTCGGCCGACAACGACGCCCCGAAGGTCAGCCTCGTCGCCCTGCCGGGGCTCGCCGAGGTGTCCGAGCTCGGCGCCCCGAGCGGGCGCCTGTCGCCACTGGCGGCGACGAGTGGTGGGGGCGATCCGGCCCAGCAGACGGCCGTCCGCGAGGGGCGTGCCCGCGTGCAGGACGAAGGGTCGCAGCTCGCCGCGCTCCTCCTCAGTCGACACCGCCCCGCCACACCCGGAGAACGGTGGCTCGACATGTGCGCCGGACCCGGCGGCAAGGCCGCCCTGCTCGGTGCCGAGGCCGCTCGGGCGGGTGCCCACCTCGTCGCCAACGAGCTCGTCCCGGCACGGGCGGGGCTCGTCCGAGAGGCGCTCGAGGCCGTCCCGGGCGACGTCGAGGTCCTCGAGGGTGACGCCACCCGTTTCGGGGCGGAACGGCCAGGAGGTTTCGACCGCATCCTGCTCGACGCGCCCTGCACCGGCCTCGGGGCCCTGCGGCGGCGACCCGAGGCCCGGTGGCGCAAGCAGCCGGCCGACGTCGGTCAGCTCACGGCCCTCCAGTCGCGCCTGTTCGCCAGCGCCCTGGACGCGCTGGCGCCCGGGGGGGTCCTGGCCTACGTGACCTGCTCCCCGCACACGGCCGAGACGCGCGGAGTCGTCGAGGCGGGCCTCCGAGGCCGCGACGACGATCTCGTCCTGCTCGACGCGACGGCCGGCGTCGAGCGCATCGCCGGCCGCGCCGTCGACCTGGCGTCGGCACCGTTCGTCCAGCTCTGGCCGCACCGTCACGGCACCGACGCCATGTTCGTCGCCCTGATCGAGAAACGTGCCGGACGGTAG
- the fmt gene encoding methionyl-tRNA formyltransferase, giving the protein MRLVFAGSPAAAVPSLTALADGPHEVVAVLTRDDTPQGRRRVLTPTPVAVEADRLGLRVVKARRITPEVTAELTGLDPDLGVVVAYGALLREPLLGAPRLGWVNLHFSLLPAWRGAAPVQRSLMAGDAVSGAAVFQLVPELDAGDVYGTLERLLDGTETAGQLLAELARSGAGLLVDVVDRLADGTATATPQTGAVTLAPKLTLADGVLDASRPATEVIARFRGVTPEPGARVDLDGSGLKITEARTTSTDEAPLEAGRLESRGRRVLLGTASSPVELVRVQPAGKKEMSAADWWRGLPRGVDRRVTPPTPPVPADIDITTDTDPKSTS; this is encoded by the coding sequence ATGCGCCTCGTCTTCGCCGGCAGCCCCGCCGCTGCCGTGCCCTCGCTCACCGCCCTCGCCGACGGTCCTCACGAGGTCGTCGCCGTGCTGACCCGCGACGACACCCCGCAGGGACGCAGACGCGTCCTGACCCCCACCCCCGTCGCCGTCGAGGCCGACCGCCTCGGTCTCCGCGTCGTCAAGGCCCGCCGCATCACGCCTGAGGTCACGGCCGAGCTCACGGGACTCGATCCCGACCTCGGCGTCGTCGTGGCCTACGGAGCCCTGCTCCGCGAGCCCCTCCTCGGCGCCCCCCGGCTCGGCTGGGTCAACCTGCACTTCTCCCTCCTCCCCGCCTGGCGCGGCGCCGCCCCCGTCCAGCGGTCGCTCATGGCGGGCGACGCCGTGTCGGGCGCCGCGGTGTTCCAGCTCGTCCCCGAGCTCGACGCGGGGGACGTCTACGGCACCCTCGAGCGCCTCCTCGACGGCACCGAGACCGCAGGCCAGCTCCTCGCCGAGCTCGCGCGTTCCGGTGCCGGCCTGCTGGTCGACGTCGTCGACCGCCTCGCCGACGGCACGGCCACGGCGACGCCCCAGACCGGCGCGGTCACGCTCGCCCCCAAGCTGACCCTCGCCGACGGCGTCCTCGACGCCTCGCGACCGGCGACCGAGGTGATCGCCCGTTTCCGAGGCGTCACGCCGGAGCCCGGCGCCCGCGTCGACCTCGACGGCTCGGGCCTCAAGATCACGGAGGCGCGGACGACGTCGACCGACGAGGCACCTCTCGAGGCCGGTCGCCTCGAGTCCCGGGGCCGCCGTGTGCTGCTGGGCACCGCCTCCTCGCCCGTCGAGCTGGTCCGGGTGCAACCGGCGGGCAAGAAAGAGATGTCGGCGGCCGACTGGTGGCGGGGGCTGCCCCGCGGGGTCGACCGTCGCGTGACCCCGCCCACCCCGCCCGTCCCGGCTGACATCGACATCACCACCGACACCGACCCGAAGAGCACCTCATGA